One window of the Nicotiana tabacum cultivar K326 chromosome 4, ASM71507v2, whole genome shotgun sequence genome contains the following:
- the LOC107769204 gene encoding transcription factor bHLH118-like: MDNFHSNVPFQQDDDNDHHQLLYPPTNTNSSSFLYYQENSTQLQDRVTDLTPFHSLEVDSNNVDLNNTNKINKRRKKSQNSSSAVSLQVDENTADCKQKKIIHREIERQRRQEMSNLYASLRQLLPLEYLKGKRSTSDHILEAVNYIEHLQKKVRKMEDNRDKLKKALSSSDVEHPKSGCSSSAAIIIKVRLCLDGMEILTDCSVTNEGFYISRVLEVLLREGLSIVSCSCNKVNGRLLHTIRTEVCSPSSIDAYELQQKLAATVNSN; this comes from the exons ATGGATAATTTCCACTCAAATGTTCCTTTTCAACAAGATGATGATAATGATCATCACCAGCTTCTTTATCCACCAACAAACAccaattcttcttcttttctataTTATCAAGAAAACAGTACCCAGCTGCAAGATCGGGTTACAGATCTTACTCCATTCCATTCATTGGAGGTGGACTCAAACAATGTTGACTTGAACAACACCAACAAAATTAACAAGAGACGCAAAAAGTCGCAGAATTCATCATCAGCTGTTTCTCTTCAAGTTGATGAAAACACTGCTGATTGCAAGCAGAAGAAAATAATACATAGGGAGATCGAACGGCAAAGAAGACAAGAAATGTCTAATCTTTATGCTTCTCTTCGGCAACTACTTCCTCTTGAGTATCTCAAG GGAAAACGTTCCACATCGGACCACATTCTTGAGGCTGTGAATTATATAGAACACCTGCAGAAAAAAGTTAGGAAAATGGAAGATAATAGAGATAAATTAAAGAAGGCATTAAGTTCAAGCGATGTTGAACACCCCAAAAGTGGATGCTCGTCATCGGCAGCAATTATTATAAAAGTAAGGCTATGCTTGGATGGCATGGAAATATTGACAGATTGTAGTGTTACGAACGAAGGGTTTTATATATCAAGGGTTCTTGAAGTACTACTTCGTGAAGGTCTTAGTATTGTGAGCTGCAGCTGCAACAAAGTTAATGGAAGGTTACTTCACACTATCCGAACTGAG GTTTGTTCTCCCTCAAGTATTGATGCTTATGAGCTCCAACAAAAATTGGCAGCTACGGTTAATTCAAACTGA
- the LOC107769205 gene encoding transcription factor bHLH118-like — translation MYSLQESDELMFQIFSNPCQQSKISQDLVMDYASLETRTHDPLNYINNNSQVNKRLPKRILGTTDNNIPDKKDETAAAAATPDDFKLTRIMHRDIERQRRREMSALYSSLRSLLPLQYVKGKRSVSDHMHEAVNYIKEMQANMKELEKRRDLLIKSSLPNSIRSNNFTVSPDCVTVSPCLQGGIEILISVDCKAQSFPLSRVLRELLKQGINVVSCVSAKVNQRSLHTIQIEVCDMNNIDHQALQQKVIDLINVDL, via the exons ATGTATTCTTTACAAGAAAGTGATGAGTTGATGTTTCAGATTTTCTCTAATCCTTGCCAACAAAGCAAGATCTCCCAAGATCTGGTTATGGATTATGCTTCTCTGGAGACACGTACTCATGATCCTTTAAATTATATTAACAATAATTCCCAGGTCAATAAGAGACTACCCAAAAGAATATTAGGTACTACTGATAATAATATTCCAGATAAGAAAGATGAAACTGCTGCCGCTGCTGCTACTCCTGATGATTTCAAGCTTACAAGAATTATGCATAGAGATATCGAACGTCAAAGAAGACGAGAAATGTCTGCCCTTTACTCTTCCCTCCGTTCTCTTCTTCCTCTGCAATATGtcaag GGCAAGCGTTCGGTATCGGACCACATGCATGAAGCTGTGAATTATATAAAAGAAATGCAAGCAAACATGAAGGAATTGGAGAAACGGAGAGACTTGCTAATTAAGTCGTCCTTACCCAATTCAATAAGATCAAATAATTTCACAGTTTCTCCAGATTGTGTCACGGTAAGCCCCTGCCTGCAGGGTGGCATAGAGATCTTGATCAGCGTTGACTGTAAAGCGCAAAGTTTTCCCCTTTCAAGAGTGCTGAGGGAGCTTCTGAAACAAGGGATTAATGTCGTCAGTTGTGTCTCTGCAAAAGTGAATCAAAGGTCACTGCACACAATTCAGATCGAG GTGTGCGATATGAACAACATTGATCACCAGGCATTGCAACAAAAAGTGATTGATTTAATCAATGTGGACTTGTAG